A stretch of DNA from Cyprinus carpio isolate SPL01 chromosome A25, ASM1834038v1, whole genome shotgun sequence:
AAAAACTCTTTGTTTGATTTAAGGGCCAAAGGGATGATAACATATTAGAAGTGTGAAGTCtgctttaagcatttattttctttggcattgtaaaactttttttggtCAGATCAGGGAGTGTAGTTACATTTTGATTTACagataaaaacaaagcaaagaaaactGAAAGCTGCACAGTGAATCCTGTTAGTATGATGATGGATGATTGACGCGCCTCACCGGCAGTGCTGCTGCTGGCATAAGAGTCATCTGACATGGGAGGCTCCGCCTCTTCCTGGATCGTAGGAACTGAGGCGAGCAAACCTGccatgaaaagagagaaagaggctTAGTTGCAATTTTTTGTAAACACTAATTAAGTTGTCATCTGCATGCAACTGCATAAATATACAAAGGTCACATTACATATAATCAAGTCTTTCTGATGGACTGGGTTGTAAATTTACAGTTCTCTATTAAAATGATGAAACTATTGGTATTTTTTACAACACATTGAAATCACCAGGACTTATGTAGCAAGACCTCTTTTagtctatagttttttttttttggtgcgttgttaaaatattctaaaaatttTGTTATATGTGATAtagaagttttattttgttttttcttgttaaaatggCAGTTTTGAAAATCTTTTTCAGTTATTGCATAATTTGCTATCAATTTTCAGCTAAAATTGCTTctgcaaatgtaatattttccattttgtgTAGGCAAGCATGATCACTTCTCTGTGCAGTCTAACTATCTACAAACTCCATTGGGTCAAAAATAAACTGCATCATTACAATTCTTAGAGCTACTGCTTCAAAGACATTTAGTGTGAAATGATAGTAAATTATTATTGCAACAGCTTAAACATCCCCATACACAAGCACTCAATATCATCAGAATGCCATTTTAGTAATAAACCTTATGTCATCATTGATAGGTCCACTGTGTGTTACTCACTAAGGCCTCTGTAGTGCGACAGCTGCTGGTAAACTTGCTTCATTCGCTCGATGTTGAGCCGGCTGCTCTCAGCATGGTTGATCATAGGTTTAGGATAGTCCACACCCACAATGCAGTTGGCCTCTTTCTGCACCGATTCTGGAGCGTTCCATGGCTCATAGATGTAGCGGTTAGGATAGTCTTTTAACTTCGGGATGTACCTCCTGTATGTGAGAATGTACAAGACGGTTTTATATTAgacacaaataattgcaaaataaacacttacctaatttaattatatacattttattataaattatgttatcgtataaaaaaaatctcatttcatAATTTCTTAGTATTTGTTATGGCATCTTGCAGGTGCTAAAATTTGACGCAGCTGGTTATTTTCCAAGGTATTCTTCTGATATTCTTTATTCACAATGTCACAGCAGCTCTTTTGAATATGCACAGTGGAAAGGCCTGAACCTGTGGTGGTTTACATAAGCCTTTACGCAACACAAATCTGTGAAACCCTCAAAATATAACACCTGTCAGTGATGTATGACTTGCTTAAGAGTGGTTCAGGGCTGGTTTGTGTACCTGATGTAGTCTCCGCTGGGGTCCGTCCTGCGGCCGAAGCCCACGGGACAGTAACAGTGGAAGAACTGCTGGAAGAACGCACTGCAGGAAAGCCACATCCAGCTGCCTGCGTTCACACTCCAGTCCGCATCCAATAACAACTCCTCAAATacctgaaggaaagagaaaaagattaagagaggaaaaagaataaaaaaaaaaggcaaaggaaAAGTTGTGCCATCTCATTTACTTTCATTCCACTTTCCCAGCTGATCCACAAGTCTCCGCGTGTGAGGAAACAAGCTACGGCATGTCTGGCCAGGTGGTGGATCCAGCCTTCCTGTCTTAGCTGGGTCATGATGGCATCGATCCAAGGGAACCCTGTCCGACCCTCTGCCCATTTAGCCAGCGCCTCGGGATTGTGATCCCAGGGTATCTGCACACAGATGGGGTTTCCCTCCATGCGGTCAAAATTGGGGTTGTTGGTGGCTGCCGTGTAGAAAAACTCTCGCCACAGCAGCTGGCCGAAGAGCGAGAGGGGTGGACTGGAGTGTCTCCGCAGCTGGACAAGTGCAAGAGGTCATGAAAATTGTCACAAAATATTCTTTTTACTACGCTGTGGCAGTTCTACAGTGTCTTTTACAATTATTTCTTATACTATAATTACTGCCacatttgaattttctatttcaaaGCTAACTTCATGATGTATCCACCTGTCATACTTTTTAGGAGTACTGAAGTTCCcatgtatttgtaaataaatgcaaattaagaCACTTTGTGTTCATCTCCAAAAatactttcaagcatttcaaCATCAACCTGTAGATCAAAAGGACTTTTAAGATCATAAGAAAAATAAGTTCAGTCAAGTGTGACCAGAACTTTGGCTAGTAGTGTAtaatcatcatgttttttttttgaggtgtcCCCAAGGCTCGATTCTGGGCCCCtctataattcaaattaaatgcatCTATTGGCaagaatatttatttgatatcaaCATCCACTTTCATAATTTCGATACCAGCTACCACAGAATGTTAAACGTCCACTTCTCTAGACTGCCAACAATGCCATAAAACAGCAAAGACTTACCTTCATATAAAGATCCCGCAGATTGTAGTAGAACACGCGACATGACAGACAGCCGAATCGTAGGTAAGGACTAAGTCCAGTTGGGCTCGCGAACAGTGATTGAGCATTTATTCTTGGCCTCTCGAAATTTGCTACCCAGGCCTGCATCAAAATAACAtgattaaatcaaatataaaaaaagaataataaataataattaaaataacaattttgacagatatatatatatagatatatatatatatatatatatatatatatatatatatatatatatatatatatatatataaccattcaTTATTACTTTCTAGAAATATACAggagtttaaaacaaacaaacaaaaaaatatatatttaaaatacatgcataaaCTGCATTCCTTGTTAATAATTAAGTAGTCACCagtcattattaaaatgtattctaaattgtTGAACTTTATGAAGTATCACCATGTCTCACCTTTCTGTCTAAGTGTTTATTTAATCTTTCCAGGGCTTCTGTCTCACCTCCCTTCCATACATGTGAGCTGTCACCCTTAAAAGTCTTAAAACCCAGCTCCTCGAGAGAGGGTACGCCATAACGTTCATCATGATTGTCCAAGATCCGCGTCCGACACCTGGCCATCTGCTCTTGAGTGATGGTTGGCAATGGTTTCCTGGGAAGTTCGAGTCGATTCACAATGGCTTGAAATCTCTTGAAAGTGAGAGGGGGGCTGTGGTTGTTCATTTCTATGATCCTgcgggaaaaaaacaaacatgtctcAGATTTCACTGCCTAAAAGCAGCTATTTTCTTTCCAAGGTTGAATTGGAACAGACCTTAGAAGGggaaatgtctttgttttgaaCCATTTTGGTTgtgtcttgttgtttttttttttttagattattttaatagttttcaaAGAATTCATTTTTGGTATAAGTTTGCTGATCCAGCTGATCACAATTACACTCAAATATCTTGCAAATTACACTAGTAATTTCGGgacagtaagatattttttttagccAGGAGACATTATTATGCTGATAAGTGgttgttgtaatgttttatattataaatgatgttgtttttttaaattttattttgagaagaatcctgaaaattacAGTGGATCacggtttccactaaaatattaagcagcccaactgtttCTTTTCtggtaataataatatgtttttttagcacccaaatcagcatactgtattgatttctaaagcatcacgtgacactgaagactggaaattcagctttgccattacaggaatgaattacatttcagaatcatcacatgacactgaagataaataaataaataaataaataataaatgcagacttggtgagcataaaatatttaaaacatttctaaaaaaaaaaaaaaaaaaaaaaaaaaaaaaagcttttaagtgGTAGTGtagattaaataaacattatttaatttaattattcaaaataaaatataaaatgttgtgGAACCAGAAATCTGAtctactgaaaaacaacaacaatttgcTGCCCTGATTGATAAAGTATAAACTTACTTGATTATTGGACACATCACTAGAACATTCTATTAAAGTGGCACTACAAATAGCCCAGTTTTATTCTAAAGCAAACAAGGTCACTAAAGTAAAGTCATATTGGATCAAGCAGAAAGTTTACATTGGCAGTGTGTCTGGCTCTGAGAGACTCAATGAGAGGAGCTAATAGTCTCAGCAGCTCCTCTATGAGAGAAACAACAACCTTAACACATTAACAGGCTGTCCCTTATTTATAGTCCTGACCTTATACAACTCCTGTCTATATCGGTCAGGGGTGGAGCCCCTGCCATTGGCCGGTTGTCTCGGCACGGTGCGGAATCAGGGGGCATCCGCGTGCTCGTTAGGAAAAGCCTAGCACTCGGCTCGCACATGTTTGGAGTGGTGACTTGCATGCTGAGCTATTTCACCCTCCCACCCACAGCACATGTTTCACAGTGTGACCGTCAGGTCCACTAACCACCACCTGATGGCAGCAGTGAGTCTCATAATGTCCAGGAGAGCGATAGACGTCATATGCACACCCTCACATGCATACAAGCATGTGAGctcattctctttctttctgaatGAGACGTAGAGTCTGGGCGTATTACCATCATCCGTCCCATTTATGTAACCTACGCAAAAGGCCACTTGTTTTACATTACACGTCAGGAGTGGCATCTGCATGATGATCTGAGAAGGGAAGAGTCATTCTCTCCTGTTTGGTAATACTCTCAGGAAAGGCATGAGAGACAGAACAGGAGTTCAGTGCAGGCCAGGGTCACAATTCAACTTTATGTCATATTATGCTAAAAGTGGCAAAGTTTACTGAGTGAGGAATCTAATCAATGATTAGGGAATGTTGCCCCATGGTGTGCACTAACAAAGAGGTTTTCCCCTCTGGCCCAGTTAGTTCAGGTTTGTACCTGCCCTactgacaattattttttttgtcccaaatacaaatgatgattatttttttaatttgaactttaagttagtagattgtataatttttacatttcagtgtcAGAAAGTTTTCCTATaacatttgcaaaaaatattaataataataataaaaaaaaattataaaattattataaaaaaaacacattaatcataaataaatacaatttgtaaCAGCTGAAAATTAAAGAACAGTAAATGTAATATGTATTACTAAtacatgtgaatatatatatatatatatatatatatatatatatatatatatatatatatatatatatatatatatatatctatatatacatacatacgtgCCCACACATTTTGCAgctgttaaaaattattaaattataattataattaatattaaattttacttattttagaatgataaaaataatagctGAAATTATACAactgtaaatatgatcaaaatcttatttcacaatatgagtatttttgttttatgataataatttataccatgacatttttgttactttatctttgtttgtgtgcatCGGGTGTGTGATAGTGCTTGAGTACTGCACTGAGTTATTTTTCGAGGTTTATTgtgcttctttcaaaaatatttacaattgtcccgacccccaaacttttaaacggtagtatACAATCATAATAAAACGTGAATGGTCGTCACTAGTAAAACTATCtcataaaatcatcataaaaaaagttaatatttttatagacaaTCAATTGCACtaaatgaatttctttaaaaaatcttaacccTTAAAGGCTGCAtctgtgagtgaatgagtgtgtgtcagtTTTCCATGAGGAATGTGTGCAAGCTCAGTTCATCACCCACCTGTCTGGACTGTAGAGCGTGTGAGTGTTTCGTACCAGGGTTTCCACACCGTATTCCTGTGCCATTTTAATGATGGCTGCATCTCTTTCTTTGCCATAAGGCTCAGAGTCATATTCAAACGTGAGACGTGTGACATTCCACTCCTAAAAGAGCCAAGAGAGATCAGATATTCATGTTAAAGAATGATACAAACATTACAACTAACTAAGTGAGGTTAACATCATTGACAAACTGCTTCTTTTGACAGCAAGTACATCTGGTGATATAATAATTTAGTGTTATTACCAAAAGGCCTGAAAAAGAAAACCATTATTAGTCATTTCAATATCCTTTCACACAACACTCGGGTAATCGTCACAAACGGACACTGTGCCACTCAGCTGTTTAGAAGAAGTGTACTGTAGCCTAATTCTGTGACTTTTTTGTTATACAAGCGCACTTTGAAGGGCTGGTGTGCTGGTGCCCTCACTCCCTTGCATAAACAGCAATATTAACCTGCCAAAGGGTTCGTACAAGCCACTTGAGTGATGTACTGCTGTGCTCAAGAGAAAGAACACTGCTCCGACTGCAAGAAAATGAGATACTTCATAGCAAACTACTCTAAAATGCTGGTGCAAATCAATCAGGACTCAGATGTTTAGCTGAATATTGTTAATGGAGCATCTAAATGAGAAATTTAAGAGCTGTGGGATGCACTGAACTTTATTACTTTAGGTTAGGGATTTGAATAGTCCTCTAAACCCTAAATAGTAAAGAGATGATTGCCTTTGCAAGCAAAGCTAATAAACGCTTATATTACTTagggttcccacaccttttgagcaatgaatttccatgacttttcagATGTTCATGATTACTGAATAAGGAAAATGAGGTCTAGGATTTGaacatgtacactaccattcaaaaatttgcaGTCaatactttatttcattttattcagcaagatgcattacactgatcaatgtgacaataaaagtcaaaatatgtctttttgaaataaatgctattcttttaaactttctattcaccaaagaatcctgaaacaaaattgctgttttccaaaaaatactaagaaaaaaaaaaacatttacaacattgataagaaatgtttcttgatcaccaaatcagcttattagaattatttctgaaggatcatgtgacactgaagactgagatAGTGGCTGCTTTacatccagctttgccatcacaggaataaattatattttaaaatatattcaaatggaaaacatttactttaaattataataataacaagaataaattatattttaaaatatattcaaatggaaaacaattattttaaattataataatatttcactatataaaaTGGAAGTCATCACTTGCAGCTGAACTGACTAATGATAACTAACCACTAAcatcactgtaaattataataatatttcactatataaaaTGGCATAGTTTGCAGTTAGTAAACACTTAGACATACTGCAAAACTCAGCATTGCTTTATGCACCAGTATATCATCAGACCTGGTGGAAAATTTCCATGTTTCAAGTTATCAGACATAcctatttagattttaaaagccAAAGTGAGACTAAAAGGCACAAGACCAATATCCTGAGAGAAATACAAACCTTGAAGAGTCTTGGGAAGACATCTGCTGGCTGTCCTCGCACCACAAAAAGCCTTGAATTCAGTTTCCTCAAACTTGTGTCCAAATCCTCTAAAGATTCCAGTAAAAATCTGCCAGagagaaaatgtgaaatattataatatttacaaaagttTATAAGAATATGCTATGACCTTGTAGTAGAGCTAATTGTAGTAGTTTAGCAGGAGTTATTTCTCAATAATGTAGTatacatattgtatattttttcgTCAACATTTGGGTCAAATTTGAA
This window harbors:
- the LOC109050868 gene encoding cryptochrome-2-like isoform X2 — encoded protein: MTARAVLLRAVHTLGLSHYQSMPNDSEVVRFLLESLEDLDTSLRKLNSRLFVVRGQPADVFPRLFKEWNVTRLTFEYDSEPYGKERDAAIIKMAQEYGVETLVRNTHTLYSPDRIIEMNNHSPPLTFKRFQAIVNRLELPRKPLPTITQEQMARCRTRILDNHDERYGVPSLEELGFKTFKGDSSHVWKGGETEALERLNKHLDRKAWVANFERPRINAQSLFASPTGLSPYLRFGCLSCRVFYYNLRDLYMKLRRHSSPPLSLFGQLLWREFFYTAATNNPNFDRMEGNPICVQIPWDHNPEALAKWAEGRTGFPWIDAIMTQLRQEGWIHHLARHAVACFLTRGDLWISWESGMKVFEELLLDADWSVNAGSWMWLSCSAFFQQFFHCYCPVGFGRRTDPSGDYIRRYIPKLKDYPNRYIYEPWNAPESVQKEANCIVGVDYPKPMINHAESSRLNIERMKQVYQQLSHYRGLSLLASVPTIQEEAEPPMSDDSYASSSTADQVSSPVPSPHEPTSASSTPPNSEPSTPNSSPTAAAAGAHTQRKRGRPSGLPCKQVKSQAHQPSQRSQAED
- the LOC109050868 gene encoding cryptochrome-2-like isoform X1 encodes the protein MVVNSVHWFRKGLRLHDNPALQEALNGADTVRCVYILDPWFAGSANVGINRWRFLLESLEDLDTSLRKLNSRLFVVRGQPADVFPRLFKEWNVTRLTFEYDSEPYGKERDAAIIKMAQEYGVETLVRNTHTLYSPDRIIEMNNHSPPLTFKRFQAIVNRLELPRKPLPTITQEQMARCRTRILDNHDERYGVPSLEELGFKTFKGDSSHVWKGGETEALERLNKHLDRKAWVANFERPRINAQSLFASPTGLSPYLRFGCLSCRVFYYNLRDLYMKLRRHSSPPLSLFGQLLWREFFYTAATNNPNFDRMEGNPICVQIPWDHNPEALAKWAEGRTGFPWIDAIMTQLRQEGWIHHLARHAVACFLTRGDLWISWESGMKVFEELLLDADWSVNAGSWMWLSCSAFFQQFFHCYCPVGFGRRTDPSGDYIRRYIPKLKDYPNRYIYEPWNAPESVQKEANCIVGVDYPKPMINHAESSRLNIERMKQVYQQLSHYRGLSLLASVPTIQEEAEPPMSDDSYASSSTADQVSSPVPSPHEPTSASSTPPNSEPSTPNSSPTAAAAGAHTQRKRGRPSGLPCKQVKSQAHQPSQRSQAED